From the genome of Elusimicrobiaceae bacterium, one region includes:
- the sppA gene encoding signal peptide peptidase SppA: MEENPEDTNTIPNTDIHGPENWEQKLKENEKTVPPQDIEIVPADHKDPSPIHTSVGFWFFLLLIAFCISAVCGVYLSVKPGMTCQKEEIVADTSFAFKKNSKNKKEAGLAWIKVRGVIEESEDSSPFSRPSSASSISKRIREAAKDERVKAIVLDINSPGGTVASVQDIYGEILKAKEQGKKVVALFRDVAASGAFYIAMAADQIVAEPGTITGSVGVIMQAGNVVGLFDKLGIQMTPITSGKYKDIGSAYRQMTEAEKNLLQDMVNDTYSQFFSAVKEGRPNVAPDILAEYTDGRVFTGQRAYNLGFIDKLGGEETAKQLAGELVGLKDPKIISQRKDNLRDLIFSFSSDMESKSLPKQLQTLSTPSVSYLWVF, encoded by the coding sequence ATGGAAGAAAATCCGGAAGATACTAATACAATTCCCAATACGGACATTCACGGACCGGAAAATTGGGAACAAAAATTAAAAGAGAATGAAAAAACAGTTCCTCCGCAGGATATTGAAATTGTACCCGCGGATCATAAAGACCCTTCTCCTATACATACCTCTGTCGGGTTTTGGTTCTTTTTGCTGTTGATCGCATTTTGTATTTCCGCTGTTTGCGGCGTTTATCTGAGCGTAAAGCCCGGCATGACCTGCCAAAAGGAAGAAATCGTTGCCGATACTTCTTTTGCATTTAAGAAAAATTCTAAGAATAAAAAGGAAGCCGGTCTGGCATGGATTAAAGTGCGCGGCGTCATTGAAGAGTCGGAGGATTCCAGTCCGTTTAGCCGTCCTTCCAGTGCTTCTTCTATATCCAAACGGATTCGGGAAGCTGCTAAAGACGAACGTGTAAAAGCCATTGTGCTGGATATCAATTCGCCGGGTGGTACTGTAGCTTCCGTGCAGGATATTTATGGCGAAATTTTAAAAGCCAAAGAACAAGGCAAAAAAGTAGTCGCTTTGTTTAGAGATGTGGCGGCCAGCGGTGCTTTTTATATCGCCATGGCAGCTGATCAAATTGTGGCCGAACCCGGCACCATTACCGGTTCTGTAGGTGTGATTATGCAAGCCGGAAATGTGGTAGGCTTGTTTGATAAATTAGGAATTCAAATGACGCCGATTACGTCCGGAAAATATAAAGACATCGGTTCTGCCTACCGCCAAATGACGGAAGCGGAAAAGAATTTGCTGCAAGATATGGTTAATGACACCTATTCTCAATTTTTCTCAGCAGTAAAAGAAGGCCGTCCCAATGTGGCCCCGGATATTTTAGCCGAATACACCGACGGACGCGTGTTCACCGGTCAACGCGCCTACAACTTAGGCTTTATTGATAAATTAGGTGGGGAAGAAACAGCCAAACAATTGGCCGGAGAGCTGGTAGGACTGAAAGATCCTAAAATCATCAGCCAGAGAAAAGATAACTTGCGTGATTTGATTTTCTCATTTAGCTCCGATATGGAAAGCAAGAGCTTGCCTAAACAACTGCAAACATTAAGCACACCCAGTGTGTCGTATTTGTGGGTGTTTTAG
- the dapA gene encoding 4-hydroxy-tetrahydrodipicolinate synthase — MFRGIYTALATPFTTMGKIDFTALETLIEKQIAAGIDGLVLLGTTAEAATLDEAEKDELLCAAMKQINKRVKVIIGTGTNCTRTMLQNTQAALKHNPDAVLIVTPYYNKPNPAGLIEHYRQAGLLGAPIVLYHIPGRTGLKVPLPVMEQLLEKVPQVKAVKESDYDMTHVTEMATRLSGRINYLCGNDDLFPQYLSLQASGIISAAGNILAPAFVQMYHAWQKNKPTQTFEIFKQVYPLIKGCYLETNPTCVKYALSCLGIGTSQVRLPLGPITPEHQKTVEQILGQTEKSFLI, encoded by the coding sequence ATGTTTAGAGGGATTTATACGGCTTTGGCCACTCCATTTACAACAATGGGAAAAATTGATTTTACCGCCTTGGAAACACTGATAGAAAAACAAATCGCTGCCGGTATAGACGGACTGGTATTACTGGGCACTACGGCAGAAGCGGCCACATTGGACGAAGCCGAAAAGGATGAGTTATTATGCGCCGCCATGAAACAAATCAACAAGCGTGTCAAAGTAATCATCGGTACCGGCACCAATTGCACCCGCACCATGTTGCAAAATACGCAAGCGGCTTTGAAGCATAATCCCGACGCAGTGTTAATTGTAACTCCTTACTATAATAAACCCAATCCGGCCGGACTCATCGAACATTATCGCCAAGCCGGCTTGTTAGGGGCTCCCATCGTGCTCTATCATATCCCGGGCCGCACCGGCTTAAAAGTACCCCTGCCGGTCATGGAACAACTGCTTGAAAAAGTACCGCAAGTCAAAGCGGTAAAAGAATCTGATTATGATATGACGCACGTTACAGAAATGGCCACTCGTTTATCGGGAAGAATTAATTATTTGTGCGGTAATGATGATTTGTTTCCACAGTATTTATCATTGCAGGCCTCCGGCATTATCAGTGCCGCAGGCAATATCTTGGCTCCGGCTTTTGTGCAAATGTACCATGCTTGGCAAAAAAATAAACCGACCCAAACTTTTGAGATATTTAAGCAAGTATATCCTCTTATTAAAGGGTGCTATTTGGAAACCAATCCCACCTGCGTAAAATATGCTTTGTCTTGTCTGGGGATTGGCACAAGTCAGGTGCGTTTGCCGTTAGGCCCCATTACACCGGAGCATCAAAAAACGGTAGAACAAATTTTAGGACAAACAGAAAAATCCTTTTTGATTTAG
- a CDS encoding TatD family hydrolase — protein sequence MYFLDSHAHLLDPAFEQDRAEVIRRMQETGVTRWVEIGCQTDEWEPALNLCTQYPQHTVCALGIHPEFAHTYTPHEQARLTELLKDPRVVAVGEIGLDYFYLAECPEDIQLHTLHQMIALANSVQKPIVLHVRRQEEDYTPYLKTFEILKHEWTPLPRSHSGILHCFSAGYEQAAQALDYGLLLGINGCFTYKKNEYIRQAVKKVGARHLVLETDCPYLSPQGKRGTRNDPSNIPLIAQWVADYLDMPVEKLAEITTQNALEVYGWK from the coding sequence ATGTATTTCTTGGATTCGCACGCCCATTTATTAGATCCTGCTTTTGAACAGGATCGTGCCGAAGTTATCCGTCGTATGCAAGAGACGGGCGTAACGCGATGGGTGGAAATTGGCTGTCAAACAGACGAGTGGGAACCCGCTCTAAATTTGTGTACGCAATATCCGCAACATACGGTGTGCGCTTTGGGAATTCATCCGGAATTTGCCCACACTTATACTCCCCATGAACAAGCCCGTTTAACCGAACTACTTAAAGACCCGCGCGTGGTGGCGGTGGGTGAAATCGGGCTGGATTATTTTTATTTAGCAGAGTGTCCGGAAGATATTCAACTGCATACGCTGCATCAAATGATTGCGCTGGCTAACTCTGTACAAAAACCCATTGTCTTACATGTGCGCCGTCAAGAAGAAGATTATACCCCGTACCTCAAAACGTTTGAAATACTCAAACACGAATGGACGCCTCTGCCGCGTTCTCATAGCGGCATATTACATTGTTTTTCCGCCGGATATGAGCAGGCCGCTCAAGCCTTAGATTATGGATTATTGCTGGGTATTAACGGATGTTTTACCTATAAGAAAAATGAATATATCCGGCAAGCCGTTAAAAAAGTAGGAGCCCGTCATTTGGTGTTAGAAACGGATTGCCCGTATTTGTCTCCGCAAGGCAAACGCGGCACCCGCAATGATCCCTCTAACATCCCGTTGATTGCACAGTGGGTAGCTGATTACTTAGATATGCCGGTTGAAAAACTGGCCGAAATCACCACGCAGAATGCATTAGAAGTATATGGTTGGAAATAG
- the nusB gene encoding transcription antitermination factor NusB — MSNRRMARECALQCLYYADSAKLADGTQVAPYTADFERELGEYFPFCKDLVDGTAHYLPQIDILVSKYAKNWTINRMSVVDRSILRMAAYELVFSKEKTPVPAIIDEAIELAKKFSTDNSSKFINGLLDQLKKERK; from the coding sequence ATGAGTAACCGAAGGATGGCCCGCGAATGTGCTTTGCAATGTTTATACTATGCCGACAGTGCCAAATTGGCTGACGGCACCCAAGTGGCGCCCTATACGGCTGATTTTGAGAGAGAACTGGGCGAATACTTTCCGTTCTGCAAAGATTTGGTAGACGGCACTGCTCACTACTTACCTCAAATTGATATCCTCGTATCCAAATATGCCAAGAACTGGACTATTAACCGAATGTCAGTAGTAGACCGTTCCATTTTGCGTATGGCTGCTTACGAACTAGTATTTAGCAAAGAAAAAACTCCGGTGCCGGCTATTATTGACGAAGCTATTGAGCTGGCCAAAAAATTTTCTACCGATAATTCCAGCAAATTTATCAACGGCTTACTTGACCAGTTGAAAAAAGAACGTAAATAA
- the ligA gene encoding NAD-dependent DNA ligase LigA, which yields MAFNPAEEIARLRKEIEFHNHQYYDLDDPILSDTQYDELYQRLKELESRYPQFITVDSPTQKIGGRASATFAPVTHGVPMMSLDNSYNAQDVLAWHERCCKGLANTSFEMVLEAKIDGVSCSLSYVDGVLTTAASRGDGKVGEDITANVLHVHGIPHRLQNAPAGVLEIRGEIYLNKADLASLNEKQAAQNQLIFANTRNAAAGSLRQKDPAISASRPLRFFAHSFGRGDIMAESFSGFIAACQQWGFDVSPVRLQTADIKQIIQFYKDFDTQRHELPFDTDGLVIKVNSFEQQLILGNTAKSPRWAIAFKYPAEQATTTVNHVLFSVGRSGIITPVAQVQPVSCAGVVISNATLHNFDEIKRLGLRVGDKIIIERAGEVIPKVVKVVEHIGQEEIVPPTTCPACGRPVYKAEGEVGYYCVNPACPAQVKGRILHYASRGAMDIDGMGDAAVEELVDRNFVKDFADLYQLHFFHLLSLENFKEKKSQNLLDGLEASKKRPLSRLLFALGIAFVGAKTAETLADHFHTLDALMQASREELQNIPDIGEAVSQSVYDFFHDPAAREQIEKLRQLGVNFTQPEKQVSSRVLEGKTIVFTGEIEGLSRTQAELLARQHGAKTSGTVSSKTSFVVAAKAAGLKLKKAQTLGVPVITPEEFFKMIQP from the coding sequence ATGGCTTTTAATCCTGCCGAAGAAATTGCCCGTCTGCGTAAAGAAATAGAATTTCACAATCATCAGTATTATGATTTAGATGACCCTATTCTTTCCGACACACAGTATGACGAGCTGTATCAGCGATTAAAAGAGTTGGAATCTCGCTACCCGCAGTTCATCACCGTTGATTCTCCTACACAAAAAATAGGCGGCCGCGCCAGCGCTACGTTTGCTCCCGTTACCCATGGAGTACCAATGATGAGTTTGGATAATTCCTACAATGCGCAAGACGTGTTGGCTTGGCATGAACGTTGCTGTAAAGGGCTAGCCAATACTTCTTTTGAAATGGTGTTGGAAGCAAAAATTGACGGAGTGTCTTGCTCGCTTAGTTATGTAGACGGCGTGCTTACTACTGCGGCCAGCAGAGGAGACGGCAAAGTAGGGGAAGATATTACCGCCAATGTACTGCATGTACACGGCATTCCGCACCGCCTGCAAAATGCACCTGCCGGCGTGCTGGAAATACGCGGTGAAATTTATTTGAACAAAGCTGATTTGGCCTCCTTAAATGAAAAACAGGCAGCCCAAAACCAATTAATTTTTGCCAATACCCGCAATGCGGCGGCCGGTTCTCTGCGTCAAAAAGACCCTGCCATTTCTGCCTCCCGGCCTCTACGTTTTTTTGCTCATTCGTTTGGTCGCGGCGATATTATGGCAGAAAGTTTTAGCGGATTTATCGCTGCTTGCCAACAATGGGGTTTTGACGTTTCACCGGTACGACTGCAAACTGCGGATATTAAACAAATTATTCAGTTTTATAAAGATTTTGACACGCAGCGCCATGAGTTACCCTTTGATACAGACGGGCTGGTCATTAAAGTCAATTCTTTTGAGCAACAATTGATTTTGGGTAACACGGCTAAAAGTCCGCGTTGGGCCATCGCTTTTAAATATCCCGCCGAACAAGCCACCACCACCGTCAATCATGTTTTATTTTCCGTGGGACGTTCGGGCATTATCACACCGGTGGCCCAAGTGCAACCGGTATCGTGTGCCGGGGTAGTAATTTCCAATGCTACCTTACATAATTTTGACGAAATTAAACGCTTAGGTCTGCGTGTCGGGGATAAAATTATTATCGAGCGCGCCGGAGAAGTAATTCCAAAAGTAGTTAAGGTGGTGGAGCATATCGGTCAAGAAGAAATTGTGCCGCCGACAACATGCCCCGCCTGCGGACGGCCGGTTTATAAAGCTGAAGGGGAAGTGGGATACTATTGTGTCAATCCCGCCTGTCCGGCCCAAGTGAAGGGGCGCATTTTGCACTATGCCAGCCGAGGAGCTATGGATATCGACGGCATGGGTGATGCCGCCGTTGAAGAACTGGTAGACCGTAATTTCGTAAAAGATTTTGCCGATTTATATCAACTTCACTTTTTCCATTTATTATCACTGGAAAATTTCAAAGAAAAAAAATCTCAAAATTTACTCGACGGATTAGAGGCCAGCAAAAAACGTCCTCTCTCACGCTTGCTTTTTGCACTGGGGATTGCCTTTGTAGGGGCTAAAACTGCGGAAACTTTAGCAGATCATTTTCATACCTTGGATGCTTTAATGCAGGCCAGCCGTGAAGAATTGCAAAACATTCCCGACATTGGCGAGGCAGTTTCCCAAAGCGTGTATGATTTCTTTCATGATCCGGCCGCTCGGGAACAGATAGAAAAATTGCGTCAATTAGGTGTCAACTTTACCCAGCCGGAAAAACAAGTTTCTTCCCGCGTATTAGAAGGGAAAACGATTGTATTTACCGGAGAAATAGAGGGTCTCTCCCGCACGCAGGCAGAGTTACTTGCACGACAACACGGAGCCAAAACCAGCGGCACCGTTTCCTCTAAAACCTCTTTTGTGGTAGCCGCAAAAGCCGCCGGACTCAAATTGAAAAAAGCACAAACATTAGGTGTACCCGTAATTACTCCGGAAGAATTTTTCAAAATGATCCAACCTTAA